AGGCGAATTTTAACTCCAAATGCGACAATCATTTTTATATTACTGTATAAACAGTTCATTGGGCGTTTTATAACCGATACACTTTCTAGGACACCGGTTCATTTTGGCTGCTATTACATCAAGTTCATCTTGTGTTATTAGGTTAATTCTAGCATTTTTTGGTAAGTATAGTTGCTACATACTGCTAACGTCTAATTCCATAAGGTATACAATTAATGTCTGTTGATAAAATAATTTGTGTGGGAAAAAATTATCTTGATCATGCCAAAGAGCTTGGAGATGCAGTCCCAGAAAAACCCGTATTGTTTCTAAAGCCAGCAAGTGTTCTTAAACAAGCTTCCAATTGGGGTGAACAAATCCATCTTGACTTTCCTTTTGAAGACACTGCGGTGCAGCCCGAGTGCGAAATTGTGTTACGCATGGCTAATGATGGGTATAGAATGACTTCTGAAGAAGCTAAAAGCGCTGTTTCAGACATTACTCTTGGTCTAGAGATGACTTTAAGAACACGCCAATCTGAACTAAAAAAACAAGGCCATCCCTGGACTACAGCAAAAGTATTTAAAGATGCTGCTATTCTTGGTCCATGGATTCCCTATAATCAATTTAATGACTATATGGAGACTGAATTTCAGTTGCTTATTGACGGCACTCCTCGGCAATGTGCTAAAGGGGCAGACATGATGATGAAACCAGAAGATTTGATAGTTTATATTAGCCAATTTTTCCCTTTAAAATCAGGGGATGTTATTTATACAGGAACTCCAGCAGGAGTGACTTCAATATCAAGAAACACTACTGCTGAAGTACGCTGGCACAATTATTCCTACAGTGTAAAATGGGAGTAGTGCATCAATGATGCATTATTTGACCTGGAGGCCACAAAAATATTTTAAGATAAGAAAATCGCTTCTAAGTGAAGTTGGGCCGATAAACGACAGGTTTGTCAGGTAGTAGTTTCATGATTTACCATATCGATTTAATGCGTACTCCCCCATATTTCTAGCGATTTCTCCTTCAGCAAAGAATACTTTTCCGGTGATTTCTTTCTGTAATAACACTGCTTCCTCCTCATCATGTGTCCGAACGATAATTTCTATTTCTGGATTAAGTTGATACGCACATCGAATCATTTTTCTTACATGGACAGTATCTGATATGGCAATCATGAGCATACTGGCATGAGTTATATGGGCTTGAATCAGTACGGCTGGTTTGGATGCATCTCCATACACTGCATGAGCACCGGCGGTTCGCAGATCCATGATTAGTTCCCGATTATCATCAACCACAACATAAGGAATGGCTTTTTCAGATAGCAAATAAGTAATATGCTTTCCCACGCGACCATACCCTACCAAAACCACTTGTCCTGACAGATACTCTTCTTTAGTTGTCATCGGTAATTCAGCCAATGGATCGTCTGATCGTTCAAGAAAACTAACTAATTGTGGATGAGATCTCATCCAGATAAGAATAGGATTTATGAGTTTAAATATGAGAGGATTAACGGCTATTGATATCAACGCGCCTGCAAGAATAAAGCTTTGCCCTTCTTGTGGAAGCATTTTTAAACGTACCCCTAGCTCAGCAAGGATAAATGAAAACTCACCAATTTGTGCCAGACTTGCAGACACGATTAGTGCTGATTGTATTGGATAGCGAAAAGCAAGAACAAGCACAAAAGCTGCGATTGACTTTCCTATAATGATAATACCTATTACGGTTAAAATTTGTAATGGTTGCTCAACCAATACAGAGGGATGTCATGGGCCACGATTACTAGCCCACTAAAGGTCGGGTTTGGCCACGATTAATGGCCCACTCCATGGCCATCTCTGAGTCCCACTTTGAGTAGCAAATAAACAGTGTTAGTTTGGTCATTACCAATAACTAACGGATTTGTTATGAGATGAGGATTAAAACAATGGCAGAAATTAGAGAGGTGCTATATCAGCACAAAAAAGGGATGACTCAACGCAATATTGAAAAGTCTCTAAGCGTTTCACGAATGAGCATACGCAAGTACGTTTCAATGGCCAAGGATTTGGGTTATCAGGAGGATATTTCCAATGATGAGCTCGAAGTTATCGCTTTGCAGATACATAATAAAATCGTTAATACTACAGCCAACAACAGACCCAATAAATCAGAAAAAGAACTTGAGGCGCATCACGAAAAAATAGCATCACTCCTCACTGAGAAGTGGATTACCCATATGCAGATACACCGAATTTTAAGCGATAATGGTCTTGTTAGCAGTCGAAGAAGTCTTAGTCGTTATATTGAACGTCATTTCCCCTCGTTGCCTAAGGCTACGGTACATTTGTTAACAAAGCCTGGGCATGAAGCACAAGTTGACTATGCGTTTGTTGGGTTTATCAATAATAAAAAAACATACGCTTTTATTATGACGTTATCACATAGTCGGTATCGATATGTTGAGTTTGTACATTCTCAAAATCAGCAATCATGGGCGCAAAGCCATATCAATGCCTTTCATTTTTTTGGAGGCGTGCCCAACTGCATTCTTTTAGACAATTTGAAATCGGGAATTATTAAAGCACATATTTATGATCCAACGGTCAATGAAACCTATGCAGAGTTATCTCGCTTTTATGACTTTATAGCCGATCCGGCGAAGGCTCGAACGCCCGAGCACAAGGGGAAGGTTGAGCGTAGTGTTCAATTGGTAAAAGAACAGGTTATCGCGGGGATAACCTATGATGATTTGGCCTCGATGAACGCCTTTGCACGTGATTGGTGCGCTAATAAGGTATCGCACGTCATCTGCAGTACCACTGGTGAAAAGCCAATTGACGTATTTAAAAATGAAGAATTTAATTTATTAAACCCACTGCCAGCAGGCGCTTTTGATATGCCCATTTGGATGGATGCTCAAGTTCATCGTGACCATCATTTTGTTGTTGCTGGTAATTTTTATTCTGTGCCAACGATACATATCGGGACAAAGGTTAAAATTAGAGTTGGCTTGAAGACCGTTCAGGCCTATGTGAATCATGCTTTGATTAAGACCCATATTCGTAACTACGGGCGTGGACAGTGGGAAACGGATCCCAATGACTACCATAATTCTGCAAAGTATTACTTAGAAAATACTGCTGGCGTTTGTATTGAAGCGGCCAAAGCAATTGGTCAGGCAACGGAGGAAATGGTCACAAAGGTACTGGCTGAAGGCTCTAGAACGAGCTTAAGAAAAGCCCAGGCTATCATCCGCTTGGTTGAGGAATACGGTAATGAGCGCCTTGAAAATGCATGTTTACGCGCGATTTTATTTGATAATTATACTCATCAATCATTGAAAAAAATCCTCACGGAAGGCCTGGATAAAAAAGACACGAGAACATTCTCCACTAAGCGCTCGGCCAATCATGAGAACTTTGCCTATATTCGCGCAGCAAGTGATTACAGCTCAACGATGGAGGCTCATTATGAGTGATATCAATATGTTAGAGCTTGCAAAAAAACTACGTTTGACAGGGATCCCAGACACACTGCTAGCAAGAGTAGAACAGGCTCGCGCAGCGTCCCTCTCTTATGAAGAGTTGCTCTCAATGTTGTTTCAGGATGAGGATGAGGCTCGTCAACAAAAATTGCTTGCTGGGCGTGTAAGGCAAGCTCGATTTGAGGAGCCTCAGTGTTTTGAAAATTTTGAACTGGCTCGATATTCAACACAAGTCACACAAGCCATCCGCACCCTGATGACAGGGAAGTTTATCAAAGAAAAAAACCATGTCATCATCATGGGACCTGTTGGCACCGGAAAGACTCACCTGGCTCAAGCCCTGGGTCTAATGGCATGTCAACGACATAAAAAAGTCTGCTTTATAAGAGCGAATGAACTGTTAAATCAGTTCCACCAAGCAAGAGCGGATGAAACATGGACTGCGCTTTTTAAACGTTACTCACGATACGATGTGCTTATTTTAGATGACTTCGGGCTGAAAGCATTATCGCCAGAACAGTCCACTGATCTGTATGATTTAATAGCAGCTATCCATGTAAACTCTATGCTAATTATAACTACTAACCGTAAAATAGAAGGATGGATGGAGCTATTTTATGATCCGGTTATGGCAAACGCAGCATTAGATCGTATCGTAAATAAAGCTTATCGAATTGTTCTTGATGGGGAGTCATACAGGAAAAAATTTATACCGAAATTTAATTTAGTAGATGACAAGTGAGTTAAAAAAATTTACCCTAAGTGGGCTACTTTGAGTGGCCAGAGGGTGGGCTAGTAATCGTGACCCATGACACTTGCATTTATTACTCAAAGTTTTGCTCTTGATGGCCCCTTATCACTGTTAAATGCCAATAAAGATTTATTACCTTCACCTTATCCTGTTTATGTTATCAACAACTCAGCAGTCGTTAATCAACCTTATCCCGGAGCAGTAAAAGTTTTGCTGCCTACTGATAACAGTTACACTGAAGCACCTGGCTGTTATATCGCGTGTTACTCTCATAAAACCGGAGTATACAGTGTCTCTCCCAGCATTTCGGTCATGGGACAAATCAGGGTCAAAGGTCAATATATTTCACGTGTTTGCCAACCCGATGGATATCAAGGAAAAGATATCAGTGCTGAGCCAATGTTTAAGCTATTGTGTGCGAAAACAATACCTAATTGTGATGATGAGGGGTGTTGGGGTGGTGGGGATACAGGAGGATGGTTTGGCATTCAACCCTAATTCACTTAAACTGATTGATAGTTGCTGAAGTCTGAATGTCAGGGTTTGTTGTTAATTGTTTTAGCCAAATTGTTACTCTCTATTTGTGGTACATAAATATTACAAAAAAATCGTCAATCTTCCCGCGGACAAGTCCTGAGAATGTATTCAGAACAAGCGCGGGATTTCGATAGATTAAACGGTGATCTTTTAAGCACTCCCAAGAATATCAAAGTGATGAATATTGTTCAAAACACCATTTTTCCATCCTCCTGCAATTAAATTACTTGCCTTATTTTTAAGTGTGCTTGCAACAACTCCTTTGAAATGGAAGGTCCTTGCCGCTTCATCAACAAAGGTGTCGAATATGGCATAAGTTGCGTCATTTAGTTTTAATGCCAGCCAAAATGAAGTTTCAGGCTCTGTTTTACTGATGATACTTGCAGCCGATCGTAGCAGAGTTTCCAACTCTTTTTCCTTTCCGGGTTGGGCTTTTAAAACAATATAGCTGGCTTTAGTTGCTTTAAGAACTGTATCCGGTTGATAGTCGTTGGTAGAAAGAACTTCAGAGTTTTGGACCTTATCTAACACGCCTTTATCCCAACCACCATTTATTAAAGTGCTCGCATTTTCGTGCAAAGCAGCTGCTACTTTTCCGGAGAAATGAGCTGTTCTTCCTGCATTATCATGAAAAAAATCGAAAATAACAAAAGTTTCATGTTCTCCCTGAAGAGCAAACCAAAATAGTGTTTGTGGTTCTGTTTCACGAACTATATCAGCTCCATTTTTCAAAAAATCAGCAAGATTTAGTTCTTGCCCTGCATTTGCTTTAAGTTGAATAATCGTTGCCTGATGCAGATCATCAACCAGTGCAGTTGAACTTGCAATTGAGGAACCAACAAGGCCTAAACCAAGCAGACTTGAATTAAAAATATTTTTGATGTTCATTAGGGCCTCCTATCTACTGGAAGGTAGATAAATAAATTAAAAAAATTAGTACATTAACGTCAGTTATGGATAAGAAGCTTATTAAACCCAGTCACTACCTCGATCCGTTCGCCCTGAGGAGTCGCTTTAGCGACGTCTCGAAGGGTTTTGGCCCAGTGCCTAGCCTTCGAGACGGGCTAAAGCCCTCCTCAGGCCGAACGGAGCATGGTAAAATCTGAGTTCCTTATCCATAACTCACGTTACATTATATGATTTATAAATTGTTTCACCAAATTAATATGCGTTATGTCACCATACAAGCGTGACATTAATAAAGCCCCTTCTATTTGTAAGATCAAAAGATGGGCATAGCTATCAATAGGGTACAATAAATTAACCTCTTCCAATTGCTTCCCTTCAGTCATAATTTCTTCAATCCAATTATAAAGTGTATTGAAGAAGTATCTGACTTTGCTCTGGACGCTCTCTGGTAATGATAAAGCGTCCGACGCAAGCATTCCACCAAGACACATCTTCTTTTCATCGCCAAAAGTTAATGAAATAACTGCATCGATCATCGCTAAAATCTTGCGCTTGGTAGTTAATTCTTGTTGTCTTTTTATAGTCTCCAGACTGATCACTATCCTTTGTAAGTGCCAATTAATAACAGCAATAGCCAAATCTTCTTTGCTGGGATAATGATAATGAATACTCGAGGTTTTAATTCCTACAGTTGCCGCAATGTCCTTATAACTAAAGGCATTGTAACCCCGTTTTTGAATTAAATTCTCTGCAGCATTCAGAATGCTTTCTTGTGTTAATGAATAGTTCATACCTGCCATTCTATCTATCAGTAGATAGTTCGTCAAGTATTATTTTAAAAATATTCTTCCAGAAGAATCGATTAATGCGGACAACACATCGCGTCACTTAAGAAAAAGGTGGATAATTTTGTTGAAGGTTATATTAATCATTAACCTGATCTTTTCCTGAATAATCTGTAATAGAGAGTGGAAGAATGAAGATATTAATTAATCGTGAAGTAAAAAATAAGTTTCAAAGATTGTCTTATTGTGACGGCCAAATTACGGTTGAAATCAATATTTCTTGCAAAGAAATAACAGATGACACAATTAAACCCTCTAGGTCTATAAGACAAGTTACTGCATGTTACCCCCATACTTGTTATGATAGTACTTCAAAATTTATAATTGAAGTTGCTGTTAAGAACTCTTTAAAGCAATTTTTTTTAGAGAGCTTCCGCCAGCAGTTAGAAAAAAAAAGAGCATCTGAGATGACTCAATACTATCGGTTTTCTGAAGAGTATTATCTCTTTGATGAGGAATATAATAATTACCAAAAATTAGCAGAAAATCTGCTTCTAGAACTTGGTGCTAAATCAACTTCACCTTCTTTTTCCTACAAGAAACTTTCAATGGTTCCTTTTTTTAATCCTAATGAACTAGCTTATGAGGAAGAGTTTCCACCCTTGCCAAGCCCTCTTGGCCCCTAGTTCTCTTTTAATTAATTATATTCAACATGTAAAATAGAGAACATACTCCCTGGTTTTGTTAAAGTACGCAATCTTTCAATACCGTAAACTCCCTCCTTCTCAAGTGATTATTTCAGCTTGAGAAGAAAACCGAACAAGACAATGCTAGTAGAATACGGGTTAATTTAACTCTATTACCTTATTTCACCATACAGCTTATGAATTACAATTGCCACTTGCATCACTGCTTTGGATAATTAATACTGGTTTATTGCTTACAGTACCCACCAGAACATTCATATGAACCAGAATCCTTCAACTCGAAAAACTCTTGGTGTTTTGCTCTTTTCCGAATTTGAAACATTAGATGTCTTCGGACCGTTAGAAATGTTTGGCATGTTGCCTGATCTTATTAATATCGCCCTGATTGCCGAACAACGAGGGTTAGTCAAATCCGCTCAAGGCCAAGCTGTCTTTGCAGAATTTGATTGGAAAAATGCACCTCACCTCGATTTATTGTTAATTCCTGGTGGTAAAGGGACCAGAAAAGAGGTTTCTAATCAACCCTTACTCAACTGGATTAAATTTCGTTCTGCTACTGCTGATCTCACGTTGTCTGTGTGTACTGGTGCAGCATTGCTTGCCAAGGCAGGTGTTCTGGACGGTCACCAAGCCACAACGAATAAATTAGCTTTTAACTGGGTAGCAGAACAAGGCCCTAATGTAAGCTGGATTGGAAAAGCGCGTTGGGTAGATGATGGTTCGGTGATTACTTCCTCTGGAATTTCCGCAGGAATTGACATGAGTTTATATGTGATATCACGATTGTTTGGAGAAAATACCCGAGATGAATTAGTTAAAAGGGCAGAATATATAGCAAACCTGGATCCTTCCGTAGATCCCTTTATGATTCTCTAATTTTTAATATACTATACAGACAAAAAACACGAGTATATATTGATACTCAAGCTGCTGCAGAACTTATTTGTGAGCGAAATTCTTCGAGCTCTTCTACATGAGCTTTAAGCTTTAAACACTTCGGCGGACGAAACAATCCATGTCGATAGTTTGCTTTAATTGTTGTAGCCTCTATTTCTCCACCTGGTTCAATATCAGGTGTTTTATTGTGATTAATAATGGTATTTTTTAGATCAACAGTGACTTTAGCAACAGATTGACTTATTGATGCAAGTTCTTCCTGTAAACTGTTTTGTAATTGTTGATATTCCTGATCACTGATTTGCTTTAAACGACTTAAAACAACTAATGGAGCTTGTTGGTAACTAAGATCATTATTACTATGGATATCGTACCATTCCAGACAAAGCTGGTGTCTTTTAATTCTATTTTCTTTTCTGCGTTCAATATCTTCCTGACTCAGAAGCCCTTGCTCGCGTTTCGCGCTATAAACCTGTTCAAGCGCATCACAGTTCTTTATTCCCTCGATATAAAAAATTCTCACTTTAGAGGCATTTTCCATAGAACCAAATGCGCCTAGCATTCTTGCATTAACCTGAAACTCAGGAATTTCAAAAAAACCACCGTAATATCGCTCACGTACATTTTTATATAGTTCATTTTTAATGGAAACATACTTGGTAGCGAGTCCTAAACCAATTATTAAAGCAGGAATAAAAGCTGCTGTAAAAGCTAATTCAGGTAAAGCCAAAGGAGCTAAAATAACTGCAATTAAAATAATAAAAGCAACAATAATAAGGATTGGCATAATGGTTCTGAACGATTTCCAATAAGGATTTTTTTCATAAAAGGCGATGTCCTTGTATTCTTCATATAAGGGCAATAAAGGACTCAACAAATTGGTCAATATAGATCGAGTTTCAGCAATTTGTTCATGATGTCGCGCATAGTTATATAGGTCGAGTATGGCTAAAAAAGAACTTTCATTTTGGGTAGAAAAGCTGGTGGCCTGGATGAACCCATGAGCAACGGCCATCTTACTTATAAATTCATTGACTTGATTAACAGTTTGGTTATTCCATAAATAGGACAGTGACTGCATTAAATCTGCGGCCACTCCATTTGGCTGCATTTCCCATTTTTTTCCATGAATTAATTGTACTTGTTTTACTATGTGCTTATGCAGTTTATTTTCATAATGTTTAAACCACCCATCCAAATTTAAGGTAGTTTTATCATGAAACGCCTTAAGAACTGCCTGAGCTATTCGATTAGCATGTTTTTTGTTGAACGCTTCAAGATTCATAAAGTCAATTTCAATTTCGCTCATTTGCTGCATGCAAAAATACAGTAAATCCGCCAACAGTTCCTCATCAACTCGTGCTAGTTCTTCCGTTATCTCTTCTGCAACCAAATACCTGGATTGTAGCTGATGGATGACGGGTTCCTCTGCTTTAAACTTACGGTAATTCAACAAGGGAAAAAATCTACTTAATTGTGTTGCATGCTCCAGTAAAGAACAACGCTGTTGCTCTAGTTGATTCTGGTGAATTCTTTTCTGGTGGTCTTCAATAGTTTCTCTAAGGGAGGTCATATTCGGATTTTGAAGAAACTCAGTGCTCCAAAGCTGAATCGCCTCATCCCTTTCTGTTTGCAGTTGATCTATATAATCTTCATGAGAGGCATAAGTACCGTTTATTTTTGACCATAAACTCAAATTATCCCTATCTTGTTTTTCTTTCTCAATTTGGGGATTCAGTTGAGTAAGAGTCGCGACTAATTTTCTTGAAAACTCAGCATTGGAGAGCAACTGCTGCTGTGATTCTGATAATAACTGAAACTCTTCTATCTCTTGGGCTAGTACTGCATGAGTAATGTGCATAAGAATAGTTTGATATTCAACAGTGGAATTAATTGCTTCTAGTAACTCTTTTTTCTGTAGCTCCAATTGAATTTGGAAATCTCGTTTCCTTTGTTCTGCCGATCCGGTCAGCTTATGCCAAAATCCTGATGATGCTCTTAACGCGTCAGATGAGGTTAAGATACTCTGAACTACTTGAGAAAATTTTTTCCCTGGGATAGAGTCTTCAAAAACTGCTCTTGTTTTTTCAGATAAAGATTCGTAACCCGCTATAATCAAGGCAGAAGTCAACAAAAAAGTCATACAATGCATTACCTTAGGTTTAGACAGGAACCTTTTTTACCACAGAAAGATTAACGTTTTATTAACACGTAGATTACAATTAATACACATTGACACTAAGTGTATAAATTAGTAGCAATTCTTTTTTTTGAATAATTTATCTACACAACGCACTTTAAATATTCTCTTTTTTATATTATAATGCCATCTGTTTTATATGGGATAGGATAGATGATTCTTTTTAGCGAAGTTGTTTTCTTCTAGGGAAATCATTTGTTCTTATTCTTTAATATAAGGATTCACACGTGCCCGCTATCTCAGAGAATAAATACCTGCAATTAGTTTTAGACAATCTAATTACTTCCCATGAAACTGAGATAAACTATACACCCATTGAAGTTGAACTTGATCCCAAACAAATATCAAAAAAAGACATTGATACCCTGCTGGCGTTTATTACCGAGCCGCGTAAGCGCCTCTTTATTTTTAAAATCCCGGGCGATGATTCCACCACTAATAGACTCACTTTTACTGCACGTCGTTCCGTGCTTGATAAAGCAGCTGAAACAATTTTAGAAAGTACCTCCAGTCAGCCGAAAATCAACCCGTTGAAACAAGCTTTGAATAATGGTTCTTCATCTATTCGAGCCGCCATCCAAATTCAAAAAAGCTTCGTTGTACCCAAACAAGCCATTAGGGTAAACAATACGCAAGAAGAGCAGATTGAACAAATGGCGAACCCGGATTTAGTACTTATCCCAATCGAGCTTCCAGAACTGCCAACCTTAACAAAGCAACTGAAGGTTCTGGGTATTCATGCGTTACAGGACTGTGCCGAACTTAAAATCAAAGAACATCCTGATGTTTTCACGGACGGTATTATCCCCCGTAATTTGCCCAAGGGATTTTACATTGATGAAGAAAAACAGGCGCTGTGCTATACCAATACTCCACGCAGACTACCATCTGCTTTAGCACCCACGCTAGAAAAGACGGAGCAAATAAGACTGCCCTCAGTGGAACAAACCCAAGCACTGTTACCTTCAATTCCTATACAGCTATTAAACTCTCAATTCTCCAGATCTCAGAAAAATGCTTTAATTCGTGTCTTGCCTGCTCATTCAGCTGAAATCAGAAGTTTTCTTAATTTACTCAAGCCAGCAGAGATTGAATTCATCGTACCACTGCTCTCAAAACTATTTATTTTAGGAGGTGAAGCACACGCCAGTTTATTTGCCAGACTCCTTAATAACTGCCTAAACAAACGAATAAGTCTTGATTTTCTAAAAAATCCGGAGTTCCAAAACGCATTTTTCAGTACCCGTGGGATTAAAAATCTTCAGAAATTAGCTCATCTCCCTGCGGAACAGAGGGAGTGGTGGAATACCTTGGTTATGGCTCATCTGAGTAATGACCAGCATCATTTTGATTTTAATGCTTTTTTTGAAGCTTATACCCAAATATTCCTTCCCCGGATTGCGGAAAAAAACCTGACTCTCCCCAATCCATGCCCTATTCAACATCAAGGTCATCTACTTATAACTTTAAACCGTGTACTGGATGTGTTGGAACATGCTGAGAACCCGCAAGAACAATGTTTGTCTCTTGCAAACCTCAATTGGGGGGCTACCGGAGTACATTATGCCATGTCTAAAAAGCCTGAGTCGGGGCGTTTTAAACAAGTGGCTTCCTGCATGGAACTTGAAAACGAGAAAGACCTCATAACCAATCCTGAAATAATTTATCAGGACCTGGAGAACGAAAACCTCATTCTAAGCCCTTGGTTATTTCGCTACATAGGTCAACATTGGAAGGCAGAAATCAGATTAACAGTTATCCAGGAACAACTCAAAAAAATCCAGGAACTCCCTTGGCCCCAAGTACAAAAAAATCAATTAATTTTTATTTTAACAACGACTTTTTCGCATCAATCTACTCTTACAGCGGAACAATGGAAAAATAGCCTGACTAGTTCCATTAGCCTTCTTCAATCGCTAAATCAAAGTGATCGCAGTGATTTACTGCAGGGATTATCTCGCTGCTTTCAATTCAAGCCACATCCCTCGCTTGCACAAATGCAAAAATTAGTTGAGAAATGCATTGAGCTCAAATCTGCATTTCCAGAGAAATGCTTCAAAAATGAACTCATTAAGCCACTAACTTCCTGTTTGGAACAAGAAGGTTATGAATTGTTAAATACGCTGCAAGAGCGCATTCAAAAAACAGACAGTACTCCCGAAGAAAATCTATATTCTCTTACCGCTATTGTTTCCTATACGACAATAATACATAACAATCGCCAGGACCTGCATGCTGACTTCATCAAATTATTAGCGAAACTTGATGAACCGAAATTAAGCCAAACAAGTGTAGACAAGTTACTAACATCTTTTAAAACATTACAAACAAAAAAAGGTGATGCTTTTTATAGCCTTGTATTAAATACCCTAAGTCAAATTAATATTTCCAAATCCCAACCATTACCCAATATTGAAAACATTCAAAACCAACTGGCTACTCTTTCGGAATTACCTGAGATCATACCCGTTGACCATACGACTGTTGAAAAAAA
The sequence above is drawn from the Legionella antarctica genome and encodes:
- a CDS encoding putative quinol monooxygenase; protein product: MNIKNIFNSSLLGLGLVGSSIASSTALVDDLHQATIIQLKANAGQELNLADFLKNGADIVRETEPQTLFWFALQGEHETFVIFDFFHDNAGRTAHFSGKVAAALHENASTLINGGWDKGVLDKVQNSEVLSTNDYQPDTVLKATKASYIVLKAQPGKEKELETLLRSAASIISKTEPETSFWLALKLNDATYAIFDTFVDEAARTFHFKGVVASTLKNKASNLIAGGWKNGVLNNIHHFDILGSA
- a CDS encoding fumarylacetoacetate hydrolase family protein, which translates into the protein MSVDKIICVGKNYLDHAKELGDAVPEKPVLFLKPASVLKQASNWGEQIHLDFPFEDTAVQPECEIVLRMANDGYRMTSEEAKSAVSDITLGLEMTLRTRQSELKKQGHPWTTAKVFKDAAILGPWIPYNQFNDYMETEFQLLIDGTPRQCAKGADMMMKPEDLIVYISQFFPLKSGDVIYTGTPAGVTSISRNTTAEVRWHNYSYSVKWE
- a CDS encoding DJ-1/PfpI family protein, which translates into the protein MNQNPSTRKTLGVLLFSEFETLDVFGPLEMFGMLPDLINIALIAEQRGLVKSAQGQAVFAEFDWKNAPHLDLLLIPGGKGTRKEVSNQPLLNWIKFRSATADLTLSVCTGAALLAKAGVLDGHQATTNKLAFNWVAEQGPNVSWIGKARWVDDGSVITSSGISAGIDMSLYVISRLFGENTRDELVKRAEYIANLDPSVDPFMIL
- the istB gene encoding IS21-like element helper ATPase IstB; translation: MSDINMLELAKKLRLTGIPDTLLARVEQARAASLSYEELLSMLFQDEDEARQQKLLAGRVRQARFEEPQCFENFELARYSTQVTQAIRTLMTGKFIKEKNHVIIMGPVGTGKTHLAQALGLMACQRHKKVCFIRANELLNQFHQARADETWTALFKRYSRYDVLILDDFGLKALSPEQSTDLYDLIAAIHVNSMLIITTNRKIEGWMELFYDPVMANAALDRIVNKAYRIVLDGESYRKKFIPKFNLVDDK
- the istA gene encoding IS21 family transposase, coding for MRIKTMAEIREVLYQHKKGMTQRNIEKSLSVSRMSIRKYVSMAKDLGYQEDISNDELEVIALQIHNKIVNTTANNRPNKSEKELEAHHEKIASLLTEKWITHMQIHRILSDNGLVSSRRSLSRYIERHFPSLPKATVHLLTKPGHEAQVDYAFVGFINNKKTYAFIMTLSHSRYRYVEFVHSQNQQSWAQSHINAFHFFGGVPNCILLDNLKSGIIKAHIYDPTVNETYAELSRFYDFIADPAKARTPEHKGKVERSVQLVKEQVIAGITYDDLASMNAFARDWCANKVSHVICSTTGEKPIDVFKNEEFNLLNPLPAGAFDMPIWMDAQVHRDHHFVVAGNFYSVPTIHIGTKVKIRVGLKTVQAYVNHALIKTHIRNYGRGQWETDPNDYHNSAKYYLENTAGVCIEAAKAIGQATEEMVTKVLAEGSRTSLRKAQAIIRLVEEYGNERLENACLRAILFDNYTHQSLKKILTEGLDKKDTRTFSTKRSANHENFAYIRAASDYSSTMEAHYE
- a CDS encoding TetR/AcrR family transcriptional regulator, which gives rise to MNYSLTQESILNAAENLIQKRGYNAFSYKDIAATVGIKTSSIHYHYPSKEDLAIAVINWHLQRIVISLETIKRQQELTTKRKILAMIDAVISLTFGDEKKMCLGGMLASDALSLPESVQSKVRYFFNTLYNWIEEIMTEGKQLEEVNLLYPIDSYAHLLILQIEGALLMSRLYGDITHINLVKQFINHIM
- a CDS encoding NAD-binding protein, yielding MLVLAFRYPIQSALIVSASLAQIGEFSFILAELGVRLKMLPQEGQSFILAGALISIAVNPLIFKLINPILIWMRSHPQLVSFLERSDDPLAELPMTTKEEYLSGQVVLVGYGRVGKHITYLLSEKAIPYVVVDDNRELIMDLRTAGAHAVYGDASKPAVLIQAHITHASMLMIAISDTVHVRKMIRCAYQLNPEIEIIVRTHDEEEAVLLQKEITGKVFFAEGEIARNMGEYALNRYGKS